A stretch of DNA from Xyrauchen texanus isolate HMW12.3.18 chromosome 36, RBS_HiC_50CHRs, whole genome shotgun sequence:
CCATTAACTACAACTACATATGCATCGCTAATTATCAGGGGCCTCTAAACCTGTGCAGCCTAATGCATTATTTTCTCACCTCTGCTCAGTGTAATGTAGATGTGGCAAGACATCTATGGTAGACCTTTTTAACACtgagatttatttttcttttatgttaATTACAACTTTGACAGCTTCCTTTTTTTCCTGTTGACAAGACCGTTTTCCGTCTGATCAGCCTGGACATAAGAGAATCAACCAAATGGCTTGCAGTTCAGTTTCATGCATGAGTAGTTGTATTTTGAAAGCCCCGTGTTTATCATACAGATTGTAATGTTTTATACATGCTCTAACATAGTCTTATGTGAAATGTCAACAGTCTTATCTAAAATAGCTCTCTGATTTTTatcatgttcttttttttctttttttttccgtTTCGTCTGATTTTGAAGCCTAGTGATTTACAGTTTTTCTTTTGATTCAGGCGCTTAGTCTGTTAGATATAGATAAACAGAGTTTTAGTTTGCCTAGTTCTAAAAAATATCAGTTTTTGCTTGCCATGCTGCCACAGTTCAGGTTTGCTGTTATCTTGGGCCACTCTCACAATGGGTTTTTTGCATCTATCTacgtgttgttgttttttcccttctatgtaaacattcgctagaaTGATGTTTCTGAACGTTGCACCATGTTTTGCTGTTTTTAGCTTGTCAATCTTGAAGAACTTTTAAAGCATTCAATCCATTTATTGCACCGTATCTAGCTTTCTTTTAATGCAAGAACGCTTTCTGCCTGAATGGATCCTTAGAGttccttttttaatttaatatattattgatTCCCATCTTAAATCTTCAACCCTTATGTTGCGTTTCGGTCATTttgacacagatttttttttttaattttttttttttacttaatccaattggtTTAAAATTCCTTTACTTTGTTTACATATTgtatctgaaaacacaaaaaattttggaccattttattggttttatttaacttttgttaCAACTGTTGTGTTCCTGGTGAAAATTAACCAGCCATTGGATATAAATGGATTAGACAATAAAACactgaaatattaagtgttcaggagcatcgtTTAGATGAGCAcacatgtggatgtgtgtttgcacacacaaagtcctcgaACACTACATGTGTTGAGTGCCCTTTTGTGCATTGTCTTTCCATATACAGACTTTGAgtaatatttcaagatctacttgtCATATGTTGTGTTTGGACTAGTTTGAATTGGGATAGTCTTCTGTAAGTTATGATATGTCATTGTCTATATTATGTGTCAGAATTTAGAATAAGGAAAAAACGTTATATATTAAATAgggttgtcgatttaacacgttaattcagtgcgattaatttgataaaaaaaaaaaaaatatcacgttaaaaaaattaacacaatcgcCCCTGGacagtaataaggaagattccttcctgagaaatacaagcttgtagtactaCCTGtctactccagagggcagtaagtgaaacttcagctgtgtgagcaacacagtttatacGCGTGAAGAAATCAACCCatcagcagacagaacaacacacacatgcataactttcttgcgttcaaaacacttggagcgcaaatccgaactaagggatctcaagttgtgttctaattattaaactatatttaacttgacaccgtgacctaaaaagtttatgattcAACGCACCCGAGACcgctacacaagcatctgtctgacgcaggtgtacattgacgggaccttgaacaagccctcataattaatctccaactgattgacaaattcacttgtgaaatggattgctgtgaactgtgtgccaatgattgacttgtgatcaatatggtagtaaacaatacattgtattctaaagccactttttatattgtcttatcaatgatgaactcttctgccaagagttctatatatatatatatatatatatatatatatatatatatatatatatatatatatatatatatatatatatatatatatatatatatatatatataattttaaatgtttaaagataactatgtatcattgtttcattattatgtattaaataatttttatatgaggggctttctcagcaaatatttgtaaatgcgattaattaatcgggacactatgtaattaattttgatttaaaatttgtaatcgattgacagccctaataataaacaGGACTGTCTATTTATGGGTGTTAGTGGGAATTTCATAAACTAATACTCAATGCTGTTTGggctctgagtgaaacaaatctgcACATTGTATTTTACTAATAGAGACCTTTataaaagatctaatgcaatatagGAGATTTATTAATAATCTtagtgggccggtcatttttgataGCACAAACGTACATAGCACAAACGTACACAAGGGTTAAAACAACAGTGCTGAAATTCGGGCACATACAGAAGGATCAACAAGGGCAAATTTAAGTCCTTACAAAAAGTACACGAATAATATTATGTTGCAGTCTCAGATACATGGTTTAAGCACACTCCTTGGATGCTTGACTGACCCAGGTCTGCCACATCATGTGTTTTGTGTGGATATTTTCTATCAGCACACGACTGGATGGGGTTCAGGCCCCCTCCACTTTAGAAGCGGGAGGCAGATAAGCAGGTGGAGGGGCTTTTGTCATTAGCCGCCTGTGCAGCAGACAGAGCTTATCCCTCTGTGTCTGCAGCATGCAAACTGCTGAAACCTGATCTTCACATTAAGCCCTGGGGCTGTTTATCATACTGCTGCATCCAGGTGAACAAGCAGATCATGTTCACCGCACTTCACCAAAATGCTTTaacgaaaaaaataaaactgaacttTAAGGAGTTAATGTAATGTTAAATGATCTGCCCCAGTcttgctaggagttcaggagatAATGTTTAAATTCTAATGATTCTTGAAGCAGACGCTATAAACAAGTGTTAGATTGTATCCAGAGGGTAGTCTGACACATTTGATCGTGTTTAAAAAGCAAGCAACATGACGGGTGTTTTACTGAATAAATAATAGCAGCCGCAAGCCCAAACCTGCCTTTTTATGCTTAAGCTCATTATCATTAGATAATTGTTAATATGATAAAAGGAGTAGTTAGTCCAAAATGACAATTATGTGGTGATTTACTCACCCTACTCTTTCCAAACATATATGCAGAATTTTATTTGAAGAATATAACAAAAATTtgtgaagggaaaaaaaaaataatgctatGCAGGTCTGGAAAGATATAATGACAACtttcgtttttgggtgagctatacaTATAACATGTTTTTTATGTACTTTGTCCATGTTAATGTGAATGAATAGGGCTAAAACATGCATTCTGTGTCTGATCCAGGTATGGGACTATGAAACGGGCGACTTCGAGCGCACTCTTAAGGGCCACACAGACTCTGTACAGGACATCTCCTTTGACCAAACTGGAAAGCTCTTGGCCTCCTGTTCAGCAGACATGACCATTAAGCTTTGGGACTTCCAGGGCTTCGAGTGTATCAGGACCATGCACGGTATGCAGTGTCTAGTGTCAGATATTTTCATTGGTTCTGGGAACTGTTAGGAGCTGTCAGGTGTCTCAGGAGTGAGTAGAGTGTCAAGAGGCAGGTGTTGAATGCAGCTCATTAAAGTTCCAGCTTGCCAACAAATCCATAAGACAGACTCTCACAATAATAGTAGCCAGCCTGTAACACATTTCTTCACCTGTGCCATTTTTGaaggctttctttttttttttttttagatatcagAGAATTCTGTTTTATAGCCTTTTAGTTTTAGacatgtttaaattatttgtattattttattccatGAAAGTGAAGACAGTCCTAACAGGACAATGGTAATTCAAATTGGTAAATTTGAATAGCTTCTGTATAAATGTGAGCCTAAAGGCTTCTCTTATGGGAGAGCAACACAGAAGCGaatatgcatttttacatatGGGTGCTCCATGTTAACAAATTTTCACTTATgctaacactttaaaaaaaaaaaaaaaaaaaagcccaaaacTGGCACCTCAACGTTCCtactgaagagagagagaacataagCTAATCAAGTGTTGTCAGAGTTTTCCTCCATGTCATTCGTAATCCACGTAAAAAATGTGTAAACCCTGAGTGGTAATAATCCAAATAATGTGTGCACCAGCTTGTAATGTGCTCAAATCCAAATGCTTGTAATTTACACCCTGTCACTAAAGCTGGCACATTGCCCTGAGACTAGGTTAAACTGTTGTAGAACAGAAATGAAAAGTCGGGCAAAGgggacaccccccccccccccctccatcTCGCTTCGTGGGTTGGCTGCTTTAGCAAAAGATTATGAGATTTGGACAGCAGTTTAATTATCCTCTTCAAGACAAGATAACATTTTGTGGTTCTCCCCCCATATTTAAGACTGCCTTTTTCTAGGCTACTTAGTTTCATCATCTATTCAACTGCTTAAAAATGGCGTCCTGTGTAATTAGCTCTTCTCTTTCATTGCAAATGGAGAACAAAGCCACCCAAGGCAAATTAGCAGCTTATTACTCCCCGTTAAATTGTACAATACGTTTTAAAGCTTAACCACTCATTGTCAAGCGTTAATGTGCATAACATTGATTTGCATGGtagaaatgttttcatattttgtgCTGAATTGGCATATGTATTCTGCTGTCTCAGACAAACAATGTGTAATTCCAAATGCTTATCCAGATATTTGTAAACTCTGATTTGGATGTGCTGTGGATGACAATGGTTATTTAAGGATAATATGAGAAATCTTCTACTCAATTCTTtgctttcctttcttttttcaggGCATGACCATAATGTTTCATCAGTAGCTATTATGCCCAATGGAGACCATATAGTTTCAGCCTCAAGGGATAAAACCATTAAAATGTGGGAGGTGGCCACTGGGTAAGTCCTTAACCAAATGCTGTATGCAGGCTTCTCATTCTTTTAAATAGACATTTATTGAGATACTGGGCATATTGGTTGTAAAATTTAAGGTGTAGGTTGCTGGCCCAATCCCATTTTGGAGTGATCCAAAAAGGTTGGAGTTACTTGGTTCACAGTTCTGCTTAATCACCATTGTGCCTTAGATCAATGCATCTAACCCCAGCTTGCTCCAACAGAACAGTCctttcaattactatattgttaagTTACTTTGGATGAAAAGCACCTGTATTTGCGCAACCTACAGGTCTCAGAACTACTTTACAAGTTGTAATAATAGAGGCAGCCCTTTGATGATAACAAAACACATTTGAGATGTGGGGAACTTATTGATTTTATTACATACTGTATCTTTCATAGAAGTGTTTGTCCCTCAACATGTATAGCAGAAATAtagaaatgtttaattctttaAAGTTTTTATGTCTGTGGTTGCTGGCACCCCTAACAGGTACTGTGTGAAGACATTCACTGGCCACAGAGAGTGGGTGCGCATGGTGCGGCCCAACCAGGATGGGACCCTGATCGCCAGTAGTTCTAATGACCAGACGGTGCGTGTTTGGGCGGTGGCCTCGAAAGAGTGTAAGGCAGAGCTGCGGGAGCATGAACATGTGGTGGAGTGCATTTCTTGGGCCCCTGAAAGTGCACATCCCACTATTCTGGAAGCGACTGGCTCAGAGGTGAGAACAtattaaaaccacaaaattagGGGGTAGCCCTAGCATTTACAAATGCAAATGATTTCTCTTGTCTGTTATTTTAAATCAAAAACTGTTTTTGAATATGTGCAAAACATCTTACCCTCTAAATCCATTAGGAATACTGTAGTATTTGCAATAGCAAGTGTTTTTCCTTGTCAATTTGGTTAAAGGACTTATGGATTATTCTAGTTTCAGAAACAATATTTGACTGAAATTGCATTAATTTACATCTGTACTTTGCTCTAAACATGTAGAAGGTCATACTATATTTTGTAGAGTTCATGTTACAGTAGTTTATtactaatacatttaatgtacttgctgtgtattattttgtattaatgttactattacTAATTACTATAATAAAGTGTAAAACACTGTGAACAAAAGTGTCATTAACCTCACAAGACCAGACCATGACTGGTGTgctcattttccatttccctttttgatttgtaactagtagcatctaataaacaagcaaaaattgtatgtccacatatgtggacagcaggactaagtggTAAAACTGTAAATAATGCCAAGCTATagaatgtcagatttttttttatctaatagtTTATGATTCCAGGATTgctggttttaaatgtttttgacacATTACTGCTGATTTTTTTGTAAAGCtgaataattaattcagatttaaagtaatggccagcatcatccaatcactgccaaccatgttaaaatagaattatacattataaattctgaatctattgaTTTACCATTATCCAATGTCTGCCAAAACATGATGAGTGGAGCAAACATCATTaccagcctgaaactgaactttggtCAGATTTTacgagtgaatgcacttagctgcatagaaagctatagggtTTCCCCCTGctgtgaatgacttaacctccagtgtgctgtctgtctacgctggtctcagaacagttcgaaatgcacattattttcatcttCAGCAAGACTCCGCGCAACATCAAATACCTCGGtctagagcatgtttacatagtaaaacaattgaaaacagtgcagatggacaCAATAAAGTGTTTGGTGTGAACTGCCCCTAAACCAGGTATAAAGAATTTCACAGAATTGTACAAAGCTAGTAAAATAGGCTAGCTCATCAGATTTCAGTGGCCCCAAATTTCCAATTGTCCGAGGCAACGAGAAACCAGTTCTCATATGTTAATTCAGATCAACAGGAAATTTCATCCTTTTCTTTTAACTATATTTCAAGAGGTTTCAATGAAAGTGTTCTTTGTTTTTGTGGTTATTCAATGCATCATCTTTTGTTCAGATTTTTATATTGGTCTTTGCCTTGTAAACACATTGTGATGGGCCTGAGGATCTAAAATTGTGATGTAGAATGGTTTGAACTGGACCATGAAATTACATTGGAGGGATTAGCGCTTGATGGCCTAAGGTGAAGACTGTACCATTTTGATATTTGTGAGTCTTATGATCAACCGCATCCAATTTCATATTTATCTGATGAAGCATAAGCCCTCATAGCATGTGGAATACCAATCAGGCTTTAACTCTCAGTTATTACAATCATTGTATGAAGGGAACTTTTTCCTCCTATATTTAGTTAGTTGTCTTGGTCTTGTCAAACCAGTTCAGGTACAATAAAAATAGAATCTCTTGACATCAGTAACACTGTCACAGATGTTAATTGCGAATCCCTGAATGTTATTTACAGCAGCTCTGTTTAATGGTATAAATTTGCTTTGAACACACTTGTCTGAGCATGCCAGCCTCTCAGCATGAGCAGTTTTGATTGTAATCTCCCTTTGTCCTTACACCCTACAGCAGAGTTGGCTTTTATGGAGAGAAAATGGATAAAGTCTTAATGTAATGGCCATCATCCattctttacaaaaaaataaacaataactgTCTAATAGTCACAAACACCTCTGCTCTTTTTAAATCCTCCTTTTCATTGACTGTGCAGAAGATTTGTAATAGCTTTCTGTACTCTATTTTTAGAGGTGTGGTATTCACCAGTCATTCATCAAAGTGGACTTATTATTGGATGTCTGTAATAAATGATCCTCCGTTGAGAGTCAGACTCGTCTAATGATGCTGTTGGTAATGCGTCAGTCTTTATAAACCGTTTTTCATAACTGTATTGTGGATCAGAGACTTGCCCCTGCACTGTATTGCATTTTCTTCAAAGCAAGAACCATAAATATCAATATAGATGGTGCAGGCTCTGTGTTAAAATTAGGGTTGTCAATTTAACATTTGATTAttaaaaaccaaaaaataaattgcAGTGACACTTTTACAAAAAGGCTCCATTTGCTAACATAATCCATTGGGtattgatatataaatatatatgtattaatctttattaatgtttacataaatacaattgttcatttttggCTCATGTTCATAGTGCTAGGGCTGggaattgatacagatttcccgattgtattccgattcacaagcttatGATTCTGATCTCAATTCGATATTGATTCATATAGATGCCTTTGTGACTCCATTTTgctttcatataaaataaattctctcagTTAATGctcatgtgtgtgcgtgcatgcatgcatgaactTCTTGgcaatttgaaaatatttaatcaaattggtcatattttagcttttgaaaaatgttcaaattcaGTCTGTTCCATCAAGTAATGTCTTGAAGTTCAATATTTTGCAttgcacatatacatacattgcatatatatatatatatgtatatgtgtgtgtgtgtttttatttttgttgtttacttgcataatttcTTCTAGACTCTTGGATATAACAAGAGAAGAGATTATTTAGTGCATCCATCTGTAATTAGAAGTAAATTCAGTCTGTTCCATCAAGTAATGTCTTGAAGTtcaatattttgcagtgtatgtgtatatatatatatatatatatatatatatattataatatacactcacctaaaggattattaggaacaccatactaatactgtgtttgaccccctttcgccttcagaactgccttaattctatgtggcattgattcaacaaggtgctgaaagcattctttagaaatgttggcccatattgataggatagcatcttgcagttggagatttgtgggatgctcatccagggcacgaagctcccgttccaccacatcccaaagatgctctattgggttgagatctggtgactgtgggggccattttagtacagtgaactcattgtcatgttcaagaaaccaatttgaaataattcgagctttgtgacatggtgcattatcctgctggaagtagccatcagaggatgggtacatggtggccataaagggatggacattgtcagaaacaatgctcaggtaggccgtggcatttaaacgatgcccaattggcactaaggggcctaaagtgtgccaagaaaacatccccacaccattacaccaccaccaccagcctgcacagtggtaacaaggcatgatggatccatgttcttattctgtttacgccaaattctgactctaccatctgaatgtctcaacagaaatcgagactcatcagaccaggcaacatttttccagtcttcaactgtccaattttggtgagctcttgcaaattgtagcctctttttcctatttgtagtggagatgagtggtactcggtggggtcttctgctgttgtagcccatccgcctcaaggttgtgcgtgttgtggcttcacaaatgctttgctgcatacctcggttgtaacgagtggttatttcaggcaaagttgctcttctatcagcttgaatcagtcggcccattctcctctgacctctagcatcaacaaggcattttcagcccacaggactgccgcatactggatgtttttcccttttcacaccattctttgtaaaccctagaaatggttgtgcgtgaaaatcccagtaactgagcagattgtgaaatactcagaccggcccgtctggcaccaacaaccatgccacgctcaaaattgcttaaatcacctttctttcccattctgacattcagtttggagttcaggagattgtcttgaccaggaccacacccctaaatgcattgaagcaactgccatgtgattggttgattagataattgcattaatgagaaattgaacaggtgttcctaataatcctttaggtgagtgtatatatgcaatgtatgcatatgtttttatttttgttgtttacttgcataatttcTTCTAGACTCTTGGATATAGCAAGAGAAGAGATTCTTTAGTGCATCCATCTGTAATTAGaagtaaatgtttcttttgttattttttttttaatctacaacTTACTGTAAGAAAAGAAAGGGTATTAATAAGACATTAATCAATGACAtttggatctcgtctttggacacagaacgagttaaaccaaacttttattctcaacacgcagtgaaaggacctTTTGTACTAATAACTTATTCTCAACTATACCTCTGAATCACTGGGAAGTGAAATCTGAtcatttactagccagtggctaatcgtTGACATTTTTAGTCGCATAGCATGGGATTTGGTTGCACATGTGagtaatttatttgaattatagAGGGTTGCCACACAAAGTGAAAGCTCGATCttaggatttaagaatcgatatcgagataATTCAAACAAAGATCATGATGCATTAGAAAAACGATATTTTTACCCATCcctacataatgcattaactaatattaacatgtacaacttttgattaaaaaaaatgtgtattgtaTTAGTATGTTCAAATTATCATCAACCTagaataataaatgctttaaaactaTTGGTCATTTTTATTCATGTTAATgcagttaacaaatgtaaccttattgtaaagtattaccaaaatgcagtaataaatattaatgcaaataataatgtACACAAAGGATGTGTTCTTGTGTTCTTAACAGTTGGATGCAGTGCAATAGAACAGATGCAGGGGTCTTGACACATTTTTCAAAGTTGAATACATTTTAGCACTAAAAACACCGCTCAAGGAACGAGGTGTTGAAAAACCCTCAGATGCACTGGCTGAAGATTTCAGTCATGTGTACATGGGCCAAGATATTGCAGATGGAATACAAGAACGCATCTTTTGTTGACGGGCCCTAAGTTTACATTGGATAGACTTGACAAACTCGATTGCTTTGAACAGCAGGCCAGTGAAAGACTTCTGTTCAACGTATTGGAAATGAAACCAAATAATTTGACTATAAGCCATTGTTCAATGTTTTTGTCtgctacaataatgtaatgtctttgaattatcttTGTATGTggggttttctcagcaaatattgctatatgcaattaatttgaataacattTTTCATCATTAGGCCTTGTTAAAATGCTTCATATATGTTCATCTTTGCTTGTTCTTTTGCAAGACAAAGAAGAGTGGGAAACCTGGACCTTTCCTGCTGTCTGGTTCCAGAGACAAGACTATCAAGATGTGGGATGTGAGCATTGGGATGTGCCTTATGACACTGGTGAGTGGCCTAGTGCAGTGGCTAGGATTCTCAGTAGTGTAGAGGATGACTGTTTGAGAAGTGTTTTGCCTCTTTTGTCTTTTCATCTGGTGTTGTCTTCAGGTTGGCCATGATAATTGGGTGCGTGGTATTCTTGTGCACCCTGGCGGAAAGTTCATTGTGAGCTGTGCTGATGACAAGACCTTGAGGATCTGGGACTACAAAAATAAGCGCTGCATGAAGACCTTGAGTGCCCATGAGCATTTTGTTACCTCTCTGGGTATGTGACCTTAAATCGGCCATCTTTTCTCACCAGATGGCATTACCTGGTATTGTTTGGAATGCTTTGTAGTTGTTTTGATCACCTGGGAAGAGCAAAGATGCCTCTTGGAAGTGTACAATACAGCTTCACTCGCCCAAAAGCTGATTTCTTAGGTTGAAATTGTACAACTCCCAGCCACAAAAGGTTATCCTATCAGCTGCTGGAAACATGTTAGG
This window harbors:
- the LOC127629829 gene encoding lissencephaly-1 homolog A-like yields the protein MVLSQRQRDELNRAIADYLRSNGYEEAYSVFKKEAELDMNEELDKKYAGLLEKKWTSVIRLQKKVMELESKLNEAKEEITLGGPIGQKRDPKEWIPRPPERYALSGHRSPVTRVIFHPVFSVMVSASEDATIKVWDYETGDFERTLKGHTDSVQDISFDQTGKLLASCSADMTIKLWDFQGFECIRTMHGHDHNVSSVAIMPNGDHIVSASRDKTIKMWEVATGYCVKTFTGHREWVRMVRPNQDGTLIASSSNDQTVRVWAVASKECKAELREHEHVVECISWAPESAHPTILEATGSETKKSGKPGPFLLSGSRDKTIKMWDVSIGMCLMTLVGHDNWVRGILVHPGGKFIVSCADDKTLRIWDYKNKRCMKTLSAHEHFVTSLDFHKSAPYVVTGSVDQTVKVWECR